The Microbacterium trichothecenolyticum sequence CCCGCGAGTCGGCGGTGTTCACGCTCTGACCGCCCGGACCCGACGACCGCGAGAACCGCCACGACAGCTCCGACTCCGGGATCACGAGCCCCGCACCGACGGGGACGCCGGGGCCGTCGGAAGCGAGCATGAGTCCATCATGCGCCCGTCGGGCGTCGCCCCTGCCCGTGCACGACCCCGGCATCCCCACCCTGATCCGCCGGAAGACGGCCTCGGAACCGCCGCGGTGCAGGAGTCGTGCTCGCTCCCACGCCCGTAAGCAGCCCGTATACGTCCGTCTACGCCCCCGTAGGGAAACCGTTAGGACGCTCGGATGCCACGACCCGGCACAGTTGGATCGATACGCGTGCCGCCCCGCGGCGCCCGCGTCCCGTCCGCGGATCACCGAACTTGGAGTCACCGTGCTCGATGCCCTCTTCCTCGCCGCGACCGCCGCGCTCTTCGCGCTGGTCGCCCTCGTCGCGGAAGGGGGTCGAGAAGCTGGGACCGGAGCCCCGTTCCTCGTCGCCCCGCACCACCTCGCATCCGGGAGCGGCGGCTCCCACCCGTGAGAGCGGGGACCGCCCGTGATCTTCTTCTCGATCCTCGCCGCCGTCCTCGCGGTCGCCGCCGTGGTGTACCTCGTGGTCGCCCTCGTCCGCCCCGAGAAGTTCTGACATGGCGATCGTCCTGACCAGCCTCACCCTGATCGTCGCCCTGGGTCTGGCCTACCGCCCGCTCGGCGACTACATCGCCCGCGTCTACACCGGCGAGCGCGACCTCGCCGTCGAACGCGGCACCTACCGCCTCATCGGCGTCGACGCACGCAGCGGGCAGACCTGGCAGGCGTACCTGCGTTCGGTGCTGCTGTTCTCGTTCGTCGGCGTCGTGATCGTCTACGCGATCATGCGCCTGCAGCCGGTGCTGCCGTACTCACTGGGCCTGGACGCCCCGAGTGAGGCACTGTCGTTCAACACGGCCGTCTCGTTCGTCACGAACACCAACTGGCAGTCGTACGGCGGCGAGTCCACGCTCGGCTACACGGTGCAGTTCGCCGCCCTCACGGTGCAGAACTTCGTCAGCGCCGCCGTCGGCATCGCCGTGGCCGTCGCTCTCGTGCGCGGCTTCGCGTATCGCCGGAGCGGGGTGATCGGCAACTTCTGGGTCGACCTCGTGCGCGGCACCTACCGCCTGCTGCTGCCGTTCTCGGTCGTCGCGGCGATCGTCCTGCTCGCGGGCGGGGTCATCCAGAACCTCTCCGGATTCACGGATGCCACGACCCTCGCCGGCGCCGCACAGTCGATCCCGGGTGGGCCGGTGGCATCCCAAGAGGCGATCAAGCTGCTCGGCACGAACGGCGGCGGCATCTTCAACGTCAACTCGGCGCACCCGTTCGAGAATCCCGCACCCTGGACGAGTCTGTTCTCGATCTTCCTCATGCTCGTGATCCCGTTCTCGCTCCCCCGCGCGTTCGGCCGCATGGTCGGCGACGACCGCCAGGGCTACACGATCCTCGGCGTCATGGGCGCGATCTTCGTGGCATCCACCGCCCTGCTCACCTGGGCCGAGCTGGCCGGTGCCGGCGCCGCCCCGCAGCTCGCGGGCGGCGCGATGGAGGGCAAGGAGGTGCGCTTCGGCATCTTCGGCTCGACGCTGTTCGGCTCCGCGAGCACCCTGACCTCGACCGGTGCCGTCAACTCGATGCACGACAGCTACACGGCGCTGGGCGGTGGGATGCCGATGCTCAACATGATGCTCGGCGAGATCGCCCCCGGCGGTGTCGGCTCGGGCCTGTACGGCATGCTGATCCTCGCCGTGATCGCGGTGTTCGTCGGCGGATTGCTCATCGGTCGCACCCCCGAGTACCTCGGCAAGAAGATCGGACCGCGCGAGATCAAGCTCGCGAGCCTGTACATCCTCGTCACGCCCACGCTCGTGCTGGCGGGGACGGCGCTGAGCTTCGGCATTCCCGGCATCCGTTCCGATGTCGAGACGACGTCGATCCTG is a genomic window containing:
- the kdpF gene encoding K(+)-transporting ATPase subunit F codes for the protein MIFFSILAAVLAVAAVVYLVVALVRPEKF
- the kdpA gene encoding potassium-transporting ATPase subunit KdpA, translating into MAIVLTSLTLIVALGLAYRPLGDYIARVYTGERDLAVERGTYRLIGVDARSGQTWQAYLRSVLLFSFVGVVIVYAIMRLQPVLPYSLGLDAPSEALSFNTAVSFVTNTNWQSYGGESTLGYTVQFAALTVQNFVSAAVGIAVAVALVRGFAYRRSGVIGNFWVDLVRGTYRLLLPFSVVAAIVLLAGGVIQNLSGFTDATTLAGAAQSIPGGPVASQEAIKLLGTNGGGIFNVNSAHPFENPAPWTSLFSIFLMLVIPFSLPRAFGRMVGDDRQGYTILGVMGAIFVASTALLTWAELAGAGAAPQLAGGAMEGKEVRFGIFGSTLFGSASTLTSTGAVNSMHDSYTALGGGMPMLNMMLGEIAPGGVGSGLYGMLILAVIAVFVGGLLIGRTPEYLGKKIGPREIKLASLYILVTPTLVLAGTALSFGIPGIRSDVETTSILNPGVHGLSEVLYAFTSAANNNGSAFAGLTANTPWFNTALGVAMLLGRFLPIVFVLALAGALAAQDAVPSTAGTLPTHRPQFAGLLAGVAVIVTALTYFPVLTLGPLAEGLAR